A region of Dictyostelium discoideum AX4 chromosome 1 chromosome, whole genome shotgun sequence DNA encodes the following proteins:
- a CDS encoding protein kinase, STE group translates to MIENDNTFNKDEWEIIEKNYRKGGFSKISKAKKKNGIINGTIVNKKMIAIKKIKFDDKIQFNEVNNLELIKNKNKEMQISSIIDYFGYGIKGKNKLYIYLEFIEGKTIYELKKKKFPLNEKQISIILKKCLETMKFLHNNCNLIHMDLKCDNIILKPNNYDNNNNNNNNNNNNNNNNNNNSNINDDNNNSNSNINDDNNFDIKIIDYGLSQKIGDLKRDHYGTYLPDECILNNVSIVNYTFDVYSLGFISFELFYPTQFEIKPIKLTHIYEYVEKSQISPLFLNFIKKCIGRYLDIDVLEIHPFLNENYDNFENYFKFLKQTPLKRIKYRNGINGENDILRINNSTTITSEQFPNNSKMIEFGDDFNGIINVDYIANKKVVILNNPNYNIINLDFCFSNVEYICIKGIGVLEISKITHNSLETFIYEGEFKNDFILKPYLFTNTKHLILKNYKNYIRHRGIIPEGVTFLELSDSIGIEVIKTFIHLPKSIEELCFGCTEETLKQIERNLILQSINFFIINGKLMKFSKNNNLEYYE, encoded by the exons atgattgaaaatgataacaCTTTCAATAAGGATGAATgggaaattattgaaaaaaattatagaaaAGGTGGGTTTTCTAAAATATCAAAagcaaaaaagaaaaatggtATAATTAATGGAactattgtaaataaaaaaatgattgcaattaaaaaaattaaatttgat gataaaattcaatttaatgaAGTgaataatttagaattaataaaaaataaaaataaagagatGCAAATAAgttcaataattgattattttggaTATGGAATtaaaggaaaaaataaattatatatttatttagaatttattgaaggaaaaacaatttatgaattaaaaaaaaaaaaatttcctttaaatgaaaaacaaatttcaataattttaaaaaaatgtttagaaACTATGAAATTTCTtcataataattgtaatttaattCATATGGATTTAAAATgtgataatataattttaaaacccaataattatgataataataataataataataataataataataataataataataataataataataatagtaatattaatgatgataataataatagtaatagtaatattaatgatgataataattttgatataaAGATTATTGACTATGGATTGTCTCAAAAGATTGGAGATTTAAAAAGAGATCATTATGGTACATATTTACCTGATGAATGTATTCTTAATAACGTATCAATTGTTAATTATACATTTGATGTATATAGCTTGGGTTTTATATCATTCGAATTATTTTATCCAACacaatttgaaataaaaccTATAAAGTTAACTCATATTTACGAATATGTAGAAAAAAGTCAAATATCAccactttttttaaactttataaaaaaatgtataGGTAGATATTTAGATATTGATGTATTAGAAATTCatccatttttaaat gaaaattatgataattttgaaaattactttaaatttttaaaacaaacaCCATTGAAACGAATTAAATATCGAAATGGAATAAATGgtgaaaatgatattttaagaattaataattcaacaacgATAACAAGTGAACAATTtccaaataatagtaaaatgattgaatttggtgatgatttcAATGGAATTATTAATGTCGATTATATAGCTAATAAAAAGGttgttattttaaataatccaaattataatattattaatttagaCTTTTGTTTCAGTAATGTTGAATATATATGTATTAAAGGTATTGGAGTATTGGAAATTAGTAAAATTACACACAACAGTTTAGAAACGTTTATTTATGAAggagaatttaaaaatgattttatccTTAAACCTTATCTTTTCACAAATACGAAACacctaattttaaaaaattataaaaattatattcgTCATCGTGGTATTATTCCTGAAGGTGTAacatttttagaattaagTGATTCAATTGGTATAGAAgtaattaaaacatttatcCATTTACCAAAATCTATTGAAGAATTATGTTTTGGTTGCACTGAAGAAACATTAAAACAGATCGaaagaaatttaattctacaaagtataaacttttttattataaatggaaaattaatgaaattttcaaaaaacaataatttagaatattatgaataa